In a genomic window of Thermosynechococcus sp. CL-1:
- a CDS encoding ATP-dependent 6-phosphofructokinase produces the protein MSTSRKRLGVFTSGGDCPGLNTAIRAIVAHATLSYGWEVLGILHATQGLIERKAIPLNAEGLGGMDVLLNMGGTILGAINKGDTLGHADEVIAGYYELGLDALIAICGDGSLKILHQLAQKGNWNFLAVPKTIDNDVALTDRALGFDTAVNIVVEALSRITSTAASHDRVFVVEVMGRTAGHLALYSGIAGGADMILIPEIPYSIEGICQHLQKLRDRWGRKFALIVVAEGVKELEQDAHQRRHCSIGQYIADKIAQHSPIPIELRVSVLGHIQRGGAPMAMDRLLAAGMGNTAVDLAAQGTFGRMVAWQAGQVVTVPIADVVAQCPRHVDPNSFLIRTAQGLGIYVGDKPMLPYVDPTLCRDEVICAI, from the coding sequence ATGAGTACCAGCCGCAAACGACTTGGTGTGTTCACCAGTGGCGGAGATTGTCCGGGTCTAAATACGGCCATCCGTGCCATTGTTGCCCATGCTACTCTAAGTTACGGTTGGGAGGTGCTTGGCATTCTCCACGCCACTCAGGGGTTAATTGAGCGGAAGGCGATCCCCCTCAATGCCGAGGGTCTCGGGGGAATGGATGTATTGCTCAACATGGGGGGAACCATTCTCGGAGCAATTAATAAGGGCGATACCCTTGGTCATGCCGATGAAGTCATTGCTGGGTACTATGAATTGGGCTTGGATGCGCTTATTGCCATTTGTGGCGATGGCAGCCTGAAAATTTTGCATCAACTGGCGCAAAAGGGAAACTGGAATTTCCTTGCCGTGCCGAAAACCATTGATAACGATGTCGCCTTGACCGATCGCGCCCTTGGCTTTGATACCGCCGTCAACATTGTGGTGGAAGCCCTGAGTCGGATTACCTCCACCGCCGCTAGCCATGATCGCGTCTTTGTGGTGGAAGTGATGGGGCGCACTGCCGGTCACTTGGCTCTGTATTCGGGGATTGCTGGGGGTGCCGATATGATCCTCATCCCAGAAATTCCTTACTCCATTGAAGGCATTTGCCAGCATCTGCAAAAGTTGCGCGATCGCTGGGGACGTAAGTTTGCCCTCATCGTCGTTGCCGAGGGTGTCAAAGAACTGGAGCAGGACGCCCACCAGCGCCGCCATTGCAGTATTGGTCAGTACATTGCTGATAAAATTGCCCAGCACAGTCCCATCCCCATTGAGCTGCGGGTTTCAGTCCTAGGTCACATTCAACGGGGCGGTGCCCCCATGGCCATGGATCGGCTGCTGGCAGCGGGCATGGGCAATACCGCTGTGGATTTGGCCGCTCAAGGGACATTTGGCCGCATGGTAGCCTGGCAGGCAGGACAGGTGGTCACTGTTCCCATTGCCGATGTGGTGGCTCAATGCCCACGCCATGTGGATCCCAATAGCTTCTTGATTCGCACGGCTCAAGGCTTGGGAATTTACGTTGGCGATAAGCCAATGCTGCCCTACGTGGATCCCACCCTCTGCCGCGATGAAGTGATTTGTGCGATCTAG
- the dnaG gene encoding DNA primase: protein MEIPRLHPDTIEAVRQAVNIVDVVAEHVVLRKRGQEYVGCCPFHEEKTPSFTVSPLKGFYYCFGCGAGGNAIKFLMELQKRSFAEVVLDLAQRHQIPVRTLDSEQKQALQARLSLQEQLYEILAIATSFYEHALRQPIGQAAQDYLQRQRHLKEDTIQQFRLGYAPAGWQVLYTYLVEQKGYPPQLVEQAGLIMPQRTGDGYYDRFRDRLMIPIMDAQGRVVGFGGRTLSNEEPKYLNSPETPIFNKGQLLFGLDKARQAIARKDQAIVVEGYFDVMALHQAGFSQAVASLGTALSQAQIKLLLRYTESKQIILNFDADPAGERAADRAIGKAADLAYRGDLRLRILTLPAGKDAADFFSAGEAQREHYQALLDQAPLWLDWQIQTIVQQYDLKQSDQFQQASQALSQLLGKLPNATLRSHYIHHCAELLGGHDSRFVLRLEESLRQQVRGQRWQGRSQKWQRPADYNLRQAAEEQLLRLYLHCGDYRPLIRQALQARDIEFSLSHHRWLWRQILAIEEAYCAGLPAPDDPYTTEWLLHSPTETGTQLTDLDLVTHLFDRLDEAEEAALITPLLHLDETTAVSLDRPELVIQAAAAALERIAVEKRCRYILRAWQETVALILSESLASEALRQYLDRLLTDNEPAIDDIPGVAPERLQVLAQLRRDYYQHRQYLQQLDQQRCPPLAAIRSYT, encoded by the coding sequence ATGGAAATTCCTCGCCTACACCCCGATACGATTGAGGCAGTGCGCCAAGCGGTCAACATTGTCGATGTGGTGGCCGAGCACGTTGTCCTACGCAAGCGTGGGCAAGAATACGTGGGTTGTTGTCCTTTTCATGAGGAGAAAACCCCCAGTTTTACGGTGAGTCCCCTGAAGGGCTTTTATTACTGTTTTGGCTGCGGTGCCGGGGGCAATGCCATTAAGTTCCTGATGGAACTGCAAAAACGCTCCTTTGCCGAGGTGGTACTCGACCTTGCCCAACGCCATCAGATTCCAGTGCGCACCCTCGATAGTGAGCAAAAACAGGCCCTACAAGCGCGGCTCTCCCTTCAAGAGCAACTCTACGAGATTCTGGCGATCGCCACCAGTTTCTATGAACATGCCCTGCGGCAACCCATTGGCCAAGCCGCCCAAGACTATTTGCAGCGACAACGCCATCTCAAAGAGGACACGATTCAGCAATTTCGCTTGGGCTATGCCCCTGCGGGTTGGCAAGTGCTCTACACCTACCTTGTGGAGCAAAAAGGGTATCCCCCTCAGCTGGTAGAACAGGCCGGTTTGATTATGCCGCAGCGGACGGGGGATGGCTATTACGACCGCTTTCGCGATCGCCTGATGATCCCGATTATGGATGCCCAAGGACGGGTGGTGGGGTTTGGCGGTCGTACCCTCAGCAACGAAGAGCCAAAGTATCTCAACTCCCCAGAAACTCCGATTTTTAACAAGGGTCAGTTGCTCTTTGGGCTGGATAAGGCGCGGCAAGCGATCGCCCGCAAAGATCAAGCAATTGTTGTCGAGGGTTACTTTGACGTGATGGCGCTGCACCAAGCGGGGTTTTCCCAAGCGGTGGCCAGTCTAGGAACGGCCCTCAGCCAAGCTCAAATTAAATTACTGCTGCGCTACACCGAGTCGAAGCAAATTATTCTCAACTTTGATGCCGACCCAGCGGGAGAACGGGCGGCCGATCGCGCCATTGGTAAGGCTGCCGATTTGGCCTATCGGGGTGATCTGCGACTGCGAATTCTCACATTACCAGCGGGCAAAGATGCCGCTGACTTTTTCAGTGCGGGTGAAGCACAGCGTGAACACTACCAAGCCCTCCTAGATCAAGCGCCCCTGTGGCTGGATTGGCAAATTCAAACCATTGTGCAGCAGTACGATCTCAAGCAAAGTGATCAATTTCAGCAAGCCAGCCAAGCCCTGAGCCAACTGTTGGGAAAACTGCCCAATGCCACACTGCGCAGCCACTACATTCACCACTGTGCTGAGCTATTGGGAGGCCATGATAGTCGCTTCGTTCTCCGTTTAGAAGAATCCCTGCGGCAACAGGTGCGGGGTCAACGTTGGCAGGGGCGATCGCAAAAATGGCAACGTCCGGCGGACTATAACCTCCGTCAAGCGGCGGAAGAACAACTGCTACGCCTCTACCTCCACTGCGGCGACTATCGTCCCCTGATTCGCCAAGCCCTGCAAGCGCGGGACATTGAATTTAGCCTCTCCCACCATCGTTGGCTGTGGCGGCAGATCTTGGCCATTGAAGAAGCGTACTGTGCCGGTCTGCCAGCGCCCGATGATCCCTATACCACTGAGTGGCTCCTTCATTCGCCCACGGAAACAGGAACCCAACTCACGGATTTAGATTTGGTCACGCACCTTTTTGATCGCCTCGATGAGGCAGAGGAGGCCGCCCTCATTACTCCACTACTCCATTTGGATGAAACGACTGCCGTGAGTCTGGATCGTCCTGAACTCGTGATCCAAGCAGCGGCAGCAGCCCTTGAGCGCATTGCTGTTGAAAAGCGATGTCGCTATATTCTCCGGGCTTGGCAGGAAACTGTCGCGCTGATTTTAAGTGAATCCCTTGCCAGCGAAGCCCTGCGCCAGTATTTGGATCGCCTGCTCACCGACAACGAACCTGCGATTGACGACATCCCCGGTGTGGCGCCAGAGCGACTGCAAGTGCTTGCCCAACTGCGCCGTGACTACTACCAGCATCGCCAATACCTGCAGCAATTGGATCAGCAGCGCTGTCCGCCGTTGGCCGCAATTCGCAGCTATACCTAG
- a CDS encoding Crp/Fnr family transcriptional regulator: MKAGIEECLRQSPMFSELSPPQLGRLVAIAQLQIWQRQQIIFRKGDAAAGFFVVKTGRVKVFNLSAAGKEQILNIFEPGDSFAEVVAFDNQPYPASAEAIEYVELIFLPRFAFLNLLHQDADLSVRLLASFAKHLRHLVSLIEDLSFRQVPQRLAAYLLQRLATSDRPDSITLDLKKTELAALLGTIPATLSRAFYDLNTQGILRVEGNEITICDRQRLQRLSEE; this comes from the coding sequence ATGAAAGCGGGTATTGAGGAATGTCTGCGCCAGTCACCAATGTTTAGTGAACTTTCGCCACCCCAGCTAGGGCGGTTGGTTGCAATTGCACAGTTACAGATTTGGCAACGGCAGCAAATCATTTTTAGAAAAGGCGATGCCGCTGCGGGGTTTTTTGTTGTGAAAACCGGGCGGGTCAAGGTCTTTAATCTTTCAGCGGCAGGGAAGGAGCAAATCCTAAATATCTTTGAACCGGGCGACAGCTTTGCGGAGGTGGTGGCCTTCGATAACCAGCCCTATCCTGCCTCGGCAGAAGCAATTGAATACGTTGAACTGATCTTTTTGCCGCGGTTCGCCTTTTTGAATTTACTCCACCAAGATGCGGATCTAAGTGTTCGTTTGCTAGCTAGCTTTGCTAAGCATCTGCGTCATTTGGTGAGTCTTATAGAAGACCTTTCCTTTAGACAGGTGCCCCAACGCCTAGCAGCCTATTTGTTGCAACGATTGGCCACTAGCGATCGCCCAGATAGCATTACCCTAGATTTGAAAAAAACAGAGCTGGCCGCTTTGCTAGGCACTATTCCTGCAACGCTGTCGCGGGCGTTTTACGACCTGAATACCCAAGGCATTCTGAGGGTAGAGGGCAATGAGATTACCATCTGCGATCGCCAGCGGCTACAAAGATTGAGTGAAGAATAG
- a CDS encoding nitric-oxide reductase large subunit, producing MANVPFNITQAAHLERGWHLRLPAWLVLVCVITFSVLLTAGAVIYRHAPPIPTTIVSPQQEVLFSRENIQRGQELYLARGGQHIGSIWGHGSYLAPDWTADVLHRWGLATAGILYRGDASFSQADWEALSASERAQLQVQVQEQFKPNRYNPETGVLTLTRAQTQGLRHVFEQYKTLLSQGAAAHSIPRNWFTDPAQIRDVTAFFAWTAWAAVATRPLAPFSYTANFPHDPLVGNQPPGQFVIWSIVSVVVLIAAIAGFLVVYLLQGEDAVQAVTERPAIRLATPSQKVTTLFFGVAMGLFLLQILMGMVTAHYAVEGDGFYGVPIQQYLPYAASRTWHVQLAVFWIATCWLAAGLYFGPRFARHEPKFQAWGNMGLLIALTVVVLGSLGGAWAAVQGYLGARSFWLGHQGYEYVELGRLWQLLLIGGMVFWLWLMFRALRPALQAEGSKTGLNHFFLYSAITIPLFYGAGLMYTNHTPLSVAEYWRWWVVHLWVEGFFEVFATVAIAYLCSELGFLRRSAALRATYLTTILYLGSGVIGTLHHLYFAGTPVLITALGAVASALEVVPLTLIGFEVLKSLQLSQEAQGFYRLPLRFFIATCFWNLLGAGVFGFLINPPIVLYYSQGLNTTPIHAHAALYGVYGSLAIALMLFVLREITPETAWDEKTFNWAFWWLNGGLVGMLVLGLIPNGFYQLVQSINHGTWYARSGAVIHSPWMEWTVWLRIPGDVIFAVGAGLLIYGVGRALWGIWRQPTVAVSLDLSS from the coding sequence ATGGCAAACGTCCCCTTCAATATTACTCAAGCAGCTCACCTAGAGCGAGGGTGGCACTTGCGGCTGCCCGCTTGGTTAGTGCTGGTCTGTGTCATTACCTTTAGTGTGCTGCTGACAGCAGGCGCCGTTATTTACCGGCATGCCCCGCCGATACCGACAACGATTGTCTCGCCCCAACAGGAGGTGCTTTTTAGCCGTGAGAACATACAGCGAGGTCAAGAACTGTATTTGGCACGGGGCGGCCAGCACATTGGCAGCATCTGGGGTCATGGCAGTTATCTGGCTCCAGACTGGACAGCGGATGTGCTGCACCGCTGGGGTCTAGCCACGGCTGGAATTCTCTACCGCGGCGATGCGAGCTTTAGCCAAGCAGATTGGGAGGCACTCTCTGCCTCTGAGCGGGCTCAACTACAGGTGCAAGTGCAAGAGCAATTTAAGCCCAACCGTTACAATCCTGAAACAGGAGTGCTGACGCTCACCCGTGCTCAAACCCAAGGACTGCGCCACGTCTTTGAGCAGTACAAAACACTGCTATCCCAAGGTGCTGCGGCGCACTCTATTCCGCGCAACTGGTTTACTGATCCCGCGCAAATCCGCGATGTGACTGCTTTTTTTGCCTGGACCGCTTGGGCAGCAGTCGCCACTCGTCCTTTGGCGCCCTTTTCCTACACGGCGAATTTTCCCCATGATCCACTGGTGGGCAACCAACCCCCAGGGCAGTTTGTCATTTGGTCGATTGTCTCAGTCGTCGTGTTAATTGCTGCGATCGCCGGCTTTCTCGTTGTCTATCTGCTCCAAGGGGAGGATGCGGTTCAAGCGGTAACAGAGCGCCCCGCCATCCGCCTTGCCACCCCCAGCCAAAAAGTGACTACCCTTTTCTTTGGGGTGGCCATGGGTCTGTTTCTCCTGCAGATCCTCATGGGCATGGTCACTGCCCACTATGCCGTGGAAGGAGATGGATTTTATGGTGTGCCAATTCAGCAGTATCTCCCCTACGCTGCCTCACGGACATGGCACGTGCAACTGGCGGTCTTTTGGATTGCCACCTGCTGGCTGGCGGCCGGTCTATACTTTGGTCCTCGCTTTGCGCGCCATGAACCGAAGTTTCAGGCTTGGGGAAACATGGGGCTTCTGATTGCCCTCACCGTAGTGGTTCTTGGTTCCCTTGGGGGAGCTTGGGCAGCCGTTCAGGGCTATCTGGGTGCCCGGAGTTTTTGGTTGGGCCATCAGGGCTATGAGTATGTGGAGCTAGGGCGACTTTGGCAACTCTTGCTGATTGGTGGCATGGTATTTTGGTTATGGTTGATGTTTCGGGCGCTGCGACCTGCCCTTCAGGCAGAAGGGAGCAAGACAGGCCTCAACCACTTTTTCCTTTACAGCGCCATTACCATTCCCCTCTTTTATGGGGCAGGGCTGATGTACACCAACCATACCCCTCTCAGTGTGGCTGAGTATTGGCGCTGGTGGGTGGTTCATCTGTGGGTAGAGGGCTTCTTTGAGGTCTTTGCCACGGTGGCGATCGCCTACTTGTGCAGTGAACTGGGATTCCTAAGGCGCTCCGCAGCTCTGCGGGCCACTTACTTGACCACCATTCTCTACCTCGGCAGTGGTGTCATTGGCACACTCCATCACCTCTATTTTGCGGGTACACCGGTTCTGATCACTGCTTTGGGCGCTGTGGCCTCAGCGTTGGAAGTGGTTCCCTTGACCCTGATTGGGTTTGAGGTTCTGAAGTCGCTGCAGCTTTCCCAAGAAGCCCAAGGGTTCTATCGGCTACCCCTGCGATTTTTCATTGCTACCTGCTTTTGGAATTTGCTGGGGGCAGGGGTTTTTGGTTTTCTAATCAATCCACCGATAGTTCTCTACTATTCCCAAGGACTGAATACGACGCCAATTCATGCCCATGCCGCCCTCTACGGCGTATACGGCTCGCTGGCGATCGCCTTAATGCTCTTTGTGCTGCGGGAAATCACCCCGGAAACTGCTTGGGATGAAAAGACCTTCAACTGGGCATTTTGGTGGCTCAACGGTGGCTTGGTGGGCATGCTGGTGCTCGGTCTGATTCCCAATGGCTTCTATCAGCTGGTGCAATCCATTAACCACGGTACTTGGTATGCCCGCAGTGGAGCCGTCATTCACTCCCCCTGGATGGAATGGACCGTCTGGCTGCGGATTCCTGGGGATGTCATCTTTGCCGTTGGTGCCGGACTGCTCATCTATGGCGTAGGACGCGCCCTCTGGGGGATTTGGCGGCAGCCCACTGTTGCGGTCTCCCTCGACCTTAGCTCCTAG
- the ric gene encoding iron-sulfur cluster repair di-iron protein: MTSLQLTDTVGALVRDYPSLAALFETAEIDYCCGGRQTLAEACAQRGIDAQTFLKELEAAIETAPEPAIADLSLTALVDHIETVHHAYLQRELPRLEAQAEKVAAVHGSRDARLQQLHATVVALAAELKPHLQKEEQVLFPRLRQLEKSYDRAVDVLIPAAIDCMQREHEETGVALSQLRRLSDGFTPPEWACNTYRVLLAGLLSLEKDLHQHIHKENNLLFPKAIALLEAKRLACAS; encoded by the coding sequence ATGACATCTTTACAACTGACGGATACGGTGGGTGCCCTTGTGCGGGATTACCCTTCCTTAGCGGCCTTGTTTGAGACGGCAGAGATTGATTACTGTTGTGGCGGTCGGCAAACCCTTGCTGAAGCCTGTGCCCAGCGGGGCATCGATGCCCAAACCTTCCTTAAGGAGCTAGAAGCTGCCATAGAAACTGCTCCTGAGCCGGCGATCGCTGACCTTTCACTGACCGCCCTCGTTGACCACATTGAAACAGTGCACCATGCCTACTTGCAGCGGGAACTCCCCCGCCTCGAGGCGCAGGCGGAGAAGGTGGCAGCCGTTCACGGCTCGCGGGATGCCCGTCTCCAGCAACTGCACGCAACCGTCGTGGCCTTGGCCGCAGAGCTAAAACCCCACCTCCAAAAAGAGGAGCAAGTTCTGTTCCCCAGGCTGCGGCAGCTGGAGAAAAGCTATGATCGGGCAGTCGATGTCTTGATCCCAGCTGCGATTGATTGTATGCAACGGGAGCATGAAGAGACGGGCGTAGCCCTCAGCCAGTTGCGTCGCCTTAGCGATGGTTTTACGCCGCCTGAGTGGGCCTGCAATACGTACCGCGTGCTTTTGGCAGGGTTGTTGAGCCTTGAGAAAGACTTGCACCAGCATATCCACAAGGAAAACAATCTCCTGTTTCCCAAGGCGATCGCCCTCCTTGAAGCCAAGCGTCTAGCCTGTGCGTCGTGA
- a CDS encoding CopD family protein, which yields MLFKLLVILHTLGATVWVGGHLVLALTVLPKALRQQDATPIQQFEQPFERLGLGALLLQVLTGIALTLIYFPGGVGFWPPQSVVSQYVLVKLGLLLATLALAVQARWFILPKLTAETLPRLGFHIMGVTVLAVLLTIFGVGIRLGGLV from the coding sequence ATGTTATTCAAACTCCTGGTGATTCTCCATACCCTCGGCGCAACTGTATGGGTGGGCGGGCACCTTGTTCTTGCCCTAACCGTTCTACCCAAGGCCCTCAGGCAGCAGGATGCAACGCCCATCCAGCAGTTTGAGCAGCCTTTTGAAAGGTTGGGTCTGGGGGCATTATTGCTGCAGGTGCTGACGGGTATTGCCCTAACCCTCATTTATTTTCCCGGCGGGGTGGGATTTTGGCCACCGCAGTCTGTGGTCTCCCAATATGTTCTCGTGAAGTTGGGACTGTTGCTGGCAACCCTTGCCCTCGCTGTACAGGCCCGCTGGTTCATTTTGCCCAAGCTGACAGCAGAAACACTGCCCCGGCTGGGGTTTCACATTATGGGGGTCACCGTTTTGGCTGTTCTGTTGACTATTTTTGGTGTTGGTATTCGTCTAGGGGGATTGGTTTAG
- a CDS encoding YwiC-like family protein produces MTISESSAVAETASAARRGTPWYVPTFSPEHGVYVMLIVAFLTGAAAAQHWSWRTTLALVTAFSAFQAEHPLTLQIKQRRSWKPRCLVWGGVYSALALGLAFYLYLAVPRLLWIYLGAIAIFVIDSIAVFYRQRKAIWNELLTFAGVCLVAPLTEMATTEEASFLSVGLWLLNTLFFGSAIFAVKLRKHKTAFWLPGVVYHSVAALLIGLLWWLRWLPPLAAAAFAIALLKFGLIVWQANWYRNTAIKNVALLETGSAFLFLSLILAALLPAHLPRP; encoded by the coding sequence ATGACCATCTCAGAGTCATCAGCGGTTGCGGAAACTGCATCAGCAGCAAGGAGGGGAACACCTTGGTACGTGCCCACCTTCTCCCCAGAACATGGGGTTTATGTGATGTTGATTGTGGCGTTTCTCACGGGGGCAGCAGCAGCGCAGCACTGGAGTTGGAGAACTACGCTGGCTCTGGTGACTGCCTTTAGTGCCTTTCAGGCGGAGCATCCCTTAACACTACAAATCAAGCAGCGGCGAAGTTGGAAACCCCGTTGCCTGGTGTGGGGAGGTGTCTACAGTGCCCTTGCCCTTGGCCTTGCTTTTTATCTTTACCTTGCGGTGCCACGGTTACTTTGGATTTACCTAGGGGCGATCGCCATTTTTGTGATTGATAGTATTGCTGTGTTTTATCGTCAGCGTAAAGCCATCTGGAACGAGTTACTCACCTTTGCAGGGGTCTGCTTGGTGGCTCCCCTAACGGAGATGGCCACCACTGAAGAGGCCTCTTTCCTGTCTGTTGGATTATGGCTGTTGAATACCCTTTTCTTTGGCAGTGCGATTTTTGCTGTGAAGCTGCGTAAGCACAAAACCGCCTTTTGGCTTCCTGGTGTGGTTTATCACAGCGTTGCCGCTCTCCTCATTGGTCTTTTGTGGTGGCTAAGGTGGTTGCCCCCCTTGGCAGCGGCGGCCTTTGCCATTGCACTGCTCAAGTTTGGTCTCATTGTTTGGCAAGCCAACTGGTACAGAAACACAGCCATAAAAAACGTTGCCTTGCTGGAAACAGGCTCAGCATTTTTATTTCTCAGCCTGATCCTTGCGGCGCTATTGCCTGCCCATTTGCCTCGACCTTAG
- a CDS encoding ABC transporter ATP-binding protein gives MVDESSLAPVSSGVSQVLPSDLLVATGLCKSFGGIRAVDHVEIRVARGSITGLIGPNGAGKTTLFNLLCNFLTPDQGRVIFDGAPISHLPTHQVALQGLLRTFQVPRVLSRLSVLENMLLAAPLQTGEKFWNSWLQPLRIRQEEQKLRQRAWEILESVGLTAKAHDYAGALSGGQRKLLEMARVMMHHPRMVLLDEPAAGVNPTLIHQICEHIVRWNQQGVTFLIIEHNMDVVMSLCQHIWVLAEGKNLADGSPTEIQTNPEVLTAYLGQ, from the coding sequence TTGGTCGATGAATCTTCTCTTGCGCCCGTCTCTAGTGGTGTCAGTCAAGTCTTGCCTTCGGATCTCCTAGTGGCCACGGGGCTGTGCAAAAGTTTTGGTGGTATTCGCGCTGTCGATCATGTGGAAATTCGGGTTGCCCGCGGCAGCATCACCGGTCTCATTGGCCCCAATGGTGCGGGCAAAACCACCCTATTCAACCTGTTGTGCAATTTCCTCACCCCCGACCAAGGCCGCGTGATTTTTGATGGTGCCCCCATTAGCCATCTGCCCACCCACCAAGTTGCTCTCCAAGGACTCCTGCGCACCTTCCAAGTGCCCCGTGTGCTCTCGCGCCTCTCGGTTCTCGAAAATATGCTCTTGGCGGCGCCGCTGCAAACAGGGGAGAAATTCTGGAATAGTTGGCTACAACCGCTGCGCATTCGTCAAGAGGAACAAAAGCTGCGGCAACGGGCGTGGGAGATTTTGGAGTCTGTGGGGTTAACCGCTAAGGCCCATGACTACGCTGGCGCCTTGTCGGGAGGGCAACGCAAACTTTTAGAAATGGCACGGGTGATGATGCACCATCCCCGCATGGTGCTCCTCGATGAGCCAGCAGCAGGTGTGAACCCCACCTTGATCCATCAAATTTGTGAGCACATTGTGCGGTGGAACCAACAGGGCGTGACATTTTTGATTATTGAACACAATATGGACGTGGTCATGTCCCTGTGTCAGCACATCTGGGTCTTAGCAGAGGGGAAAAATCTGGCGGATGGTTCCCCCACTGAGATTCAAACCAATCCTGAGGTTCTGACCGCTTACCTCGGACAGTAG
- a CDS encoding branched-chain amino acid ABC transporter permease: MVGYLISLGIFTATFALFSLGLNLHWGYTGLINFGHVGFLAIGSYTTILLGIAGVPMFFAVLAGVVLAMGLGFLMGIATLRLREDYLAIVTIGMAEIVRLIALNEDWLTRGGRGVYGFPLPLAQFNPNLLTKLGMIALFWAVVGAAAWQWWQWLQRQYGRSHPRWLLPSYAALLITGTLNLWATLLPLSLGRGIALFPLGLTLVTLGGAIALVSYYCHPEKRAVVPIALNTLAAALVGLVVKALTLGLWAFSYRAGLLWLLVLVLALVVWQLERLIRSPWGRVLKAIREDEEVAKALGKNVFAYKMQSFLLGGAIAAVAGSFYAWQLTFINPDGFVSLITFQAWTIVVLGGAGNNMGTLLGAALFWAYTALTRFIPLDGGRLEALRMMLIGLVLIILMMWRPQGILGKKEELSLGR, translated from the coding sequence ATGGTTGGCTATCTCATTTCCCTTGGTATCTTTACTGCCACCTTTGCCCTTTTTAGCTTGGGGCTGAATTTGCACTGGGGCTATACGGGGCTAATTAACTTTGGCCATGTTGGCTTTTTGGCCATTGGTTCCTACACCACGATTTTGTTGGGGATTGCTGGCGTCCCCATGTTCTTTGCTGTCCTTGCTGGCGTGGTGCTGGCGATGGGACTGGGCTTTTTAATGGGGATTGCGACGCTGCGGCTGCGGGAAGATTACCTCGCGATTGTGACGATCGGCATGGCGGAAATTGTCCGCTTGATTGCCCTCAATGAGGATTGGCTAACCCGAGGCGGTCGGGGGGTGTATGGGTTTCCGCTGCCCCTTGCTCAGTTCAATCCCAATCTGCTGACCAAACTGGGGATGATTGCTCTTTTTTGGGCTGTGGTGGGGGCGGCTGCATGGCAGTGGTGGCAATGGCTACAGCGGCAGTATGGGCGATCGCATCCCCGCTGGTTACTCCCTAGCTATGCGGCCCTGCTGATAACCGGTACCCTCAACCTTTGGGCAACGTTGCTCCCCTTGAGCTTAGGCCGGGGAATTGCCCTTTTTCCTCTTGGGTTGACACTGGTGACGCTGGGTGGGGCGATCGCCCTTGTGAGCTATTATTGCCATCCAGAAAAACGAGCCGTGGTTCCCATTGCCCTGAATACCTTGGCCGCTGCTTTGGTGGGTCTGGTGGTCAAAGCTCTAACCCTTGGTCTGTGGGCCTTTAGCTACCGCGCTGGGTTGTTGTGGCTGCTGGTATTGGTGCTTGCTTTGGTGGTGTGGCAGTTGGAGCGTTTGATCCGTTCTCCTTGGGGACGGGTGCTCAAAGCCATCCGTGAGGATGAAGAAGTGGCCAAGGCCTTGGGTAAAAATGTCTTTGCCTACAAAATGCAATCCTTCCTTCTGGGGGGGGCGATCGCGGCGGTGGCCGGGTCGTTTTATGCGTGGCAGCTGACCTTTATTAACCCCGACGGCTTTGTATCCCTGATTACATTTCAGGCGTGGACCATTGTGGTTTTGGGGGGCGCAGGCAATAACATGGGTACCCTCCTCGGCGCTGCCCTCTTTTGGGCCTACACTGCCCTGACCCGCTTTATTCCCCTTGATGGCGGTCGCCTAGAGGCCTTGCGGATGATGCTCATTGGCCTTGTCCTCATTATCTTGATGATGTGGCGACCCCAAGGTATTTTGGGCAAAAAGGAGGAACTCAGCCTTGGTCGATGA